A single window of Aspergillus oryzae RIB40 DNA, chromosome 8 DNA harbors:
- a CDS encoding Atg14 domain-containing protein (predicted protein): MSCHVCSRAPTSRLKYLCPSCARNQLYQLRIENARILLENESLGQQINETVSSTSILEALSERPDSGHLSLKNEGHIAWPIQIIANEKTRSSLRIKLLKSRTENLRLEIKNKKRNISEHKLTLAQRRSDAGSAKYQLAEREAAILSGIHNNAKRTDHLWHSLHSKTAEARIFLCREAAYLYNLQQKVKKRDGEVKEAYTIGGIPIIDLRDMNGKLRSLFRATPSQISTSFSYIAQLLVLVSHYLSLRLPAEITLPHRNYPAPTIYAPSGSYLLREMLPASSTLQPSPSSLTPSRTADPRSCFPRPRPLSIDRSLPKLAREDPGTYALFIEGATLLAWNISWLCRTQGLHITSDSWEEICSIGKHMWQLLVAPPAQTSTLVRAFAGRDVQSKVKITRDPPKTIIQRTKSFPMLGHYSHGTVHSFLAASEGTEYTRTWRLPTPTKVADKLKSSLLGEMASAEWEVLEKKEWDNIPEAPLQSVHESSANREDEKDELNISNIEPSENNCAEPESPKEPVKSNRLKGTSGWTKLRNR, translated from the exons ATGAGCTGTCACGTATGCTCCCGTGCTCCAACATCACGACTTAAATATCTTTGCCCTTCCTGTGCCCGCAATCAGCTCTATCAGCTCCGAATCGAAAATGCCAGGATTCTTCTAGAAAATGAGTCCTTAGGACAACAGATCAATGAGACAGTGTCCTCTACAAGTATTCTTGAAGCATTATCGGAACGGCCTGACTCTGGACATCTCAGTCTCAAGAATGAGGGCCACATAGCTTGGCCCATTCAAATCATCGCCAACGAGAAAACCAGATCCTCCTTGAGGATAAAGCTACTTAAAAGTCGAACAGAAAACTTACGGCTagagatcaagaacaaaaagcgCAACATATCAGAACACAAGCTTACGCTAGCGCAACGTCGCTCGGATGCTGGATCTGCAAAGTATCAACTTGCGGAACGTGAAGCAGCTATCTTATCTGGCATTCATAACAATGCCAAAAGAACGGACCACCTGTGGCATTCATTGCACAGTAAGACGGCTGAGGCTCGGATATTTTTATGCCGTGAAGCCGCCTACCTTTATAATCTACAGCAGAAAGTCAAAAAgagagatggtgaagttAAAGAGGCATATACAATTGGTGGCATACCTATCATAGATCTTAGGGACATGAATGGAAAGTTACGATCTCTATTTC GTGCTACACCGTCGCAAATTTCAACGTCATTCTCCTATATTGCTCAACTCCTAGTACTTGTTTCACATTACTTGTCCCTAAGGCTTCCTGCAGAAATCACACTTCCTCACCGGAATTACCCTGCGCCTACCATATACGCACCCTCTGGGTCTTATCTCTTGCGTGAAATGTTACCCGCATCAAGTACGTTGCAGCCCTCGCCTTCTAGTTTAACACCATCACGAACAGCGGATCCGCGGTCTTGCTTTCCCCGACCCCGACCACTCTCCATTGACAGAAGTCTCCCAAAACTAGCCAGGGAAGATCCCGGTACATACGCTCTCTTTATAGAGGGGGCGACGCTATTGGCTTGGAATATTTCCTGGCTTTGCCGGACTCAAGGACTCCATATAACGTCAGATTCTTGGGAAGAGATCTGTAGCATTGGAAAGCATATGTGGCAGCTACTTGTTGCACCCCCGGCACAAACATCAACACTCGTTAGAGCGTTCGCCGGTCGAGACGTACAATCAAAGGTGAAGATTACGAGAGACCCTCCCAAAACAATCATCCAGCGGACAAAGTCATTCCCAATGCTAGGTCATTACTCCCATGGTACTGTGCACTCTTTCCTCGCTGCTTCAGAGGGTACCGAGTACACGCGTACATGGAGGCTTCCAACTCCGACGAAAGTTGCAGACAAATTAAAGTCAAGCTTATTAGGTGAAATGGCCAGTGCGGAATGGGAggttttggagaagaaggaatgggataACATACCTGAGGCGCCACTACAATCTGTTCATGAATCCTCAGCCAATCgggaagacgagaaggaTGAATTAAATATATCAAACATTGAGCCATCGGAAAACAATTGTGCTGAGCCAGAGTCTCCAAAGGAGCCTGTAAAGTCTAATCGGCTTAAAGGGACAAGCGGTTGGACTAAGCTGAGAAACAGGTAG
- a CDS encoding putative ZIP family zinc transporter (Fe2+/Zn2+ regulated transporter) codes for MDELTRWQRNDLEKFNIESAVELSAYIPEAVLRAELHRRSGIRDSDNDKPSCGSKDRGVYNTPVHVMALFLILLLSTLACSFPVLARRFPRLPIPRRFLFLSRHFGTGVLIATAFVHLLPTAFVSLTDPCLPRFWSESYRAMAGFVAMVSVFVVVVVEMFFAMKGAGHVHGSEYDHLIGDVGGDTASVYRNEGPEYLQESTENIHLEGMPDGSCTSSLPQSSGHLLSDFTDDGSQSQSANLVAHKEDVEVDLEGPDSYDGSRTNAHRNPYSQSELARPSPAISCEHPDTMLTIQNPQRQLLQCLLLEAGILFHSIFIGMALSVATGTSFIVLLVAICFHQTFEGFALGSRIASLIPDLFAPSSMKPWLMSLAYGTTTPIGQAIGLILHNLYDPTSTAGLLMVGITNAISSGLLLFAGLVELLAEDFLSESSYATLHGRKRVEACIAVACGALLMALVGAFA; via the exons ATGGATGAACTCACAAGGTGGCAGCGGAATGACTTGGAAAAGTTTA ACATTGAAAGCGCTGTTGAATTGAGTGCATACATACCAGAGGCAGTTCTGCGGGCGGAACTACACCGAAGAAGTGGGATCAGAGACTCTGACAATGATAAGCCATCGTGTGGCTCGAAGGATCGAGGTGTTTACAACACTCCAGTACATGTAATGGCACTGTTCCTCATTCTACTGCTGAGTACTTTAG CTTGTTCATTCCCTGTACTTGCCCGTCGGTTCCCACGTCTCCCAATACCACggcgttttcttttcctttccaggCATTTTGGGACAGGTGTATTGATAGCTACGGCCTTCGTCCATTTACTCCCTACGGCGTTTGTGTCCCTGACAgatccatgtcttcctcgatTTTGGAGTGAATCATACCGTGCCATGGCTGGTTTTGTCGCCATGGTTTCCGTCtttgttgtggtggtggtagagaTGTTTTTTGCCATGAAAGGAGCAGGCCATGTTCATGGGAGTGAGTACGACCATTTGATTGGTGATGTCGGTGGGGATACTGCAAGCGTCTATCGGAATGAGGGGCCCGAATACCTACAAGAGTCAACAGAGAATATTCACCTTGAGGGCATGCCGGACGGCAGCTGTACAAGTAGCCTGCCGCAATCCTCAGGTCACCTGCTGAGTGACTTTACAGACGACGGCAGTCAATCACAATCCGCAAATCTGGTTGCGCACAAagaggatgtggaggttGATCTTGAGGGACCAGACTCTTACGATGGCTCACGTACGAATGCTCATCGAAACCCTTACTCACAGTCAGAGTTGGCTCGGCCTTCGCCGGCTATATCGTGTGAACATCCGGACACTATGTTGACTATACAGAATCCGCAACGTCAGTTGCTCCAgtgtcttcttctcgaagccgGAATTCTCTTTCATAGTATTTTTATTGGAATGGCCCTTAGTGTCGCAACAGGGACGTCATTCATTGTACTGCTCGTGGCCATCTGTTTTCATCAGACTTTTGAGGGTTTCGCTCTTGGCTCGCGTATAGCATCGCTGATTCCGGACCTTTTTGCCCCATCCTCGATGAAGCCATGGCTCATGTCACTTGCATATGGGACTACAACGCCCATTGGTCAAGCTATCGGTCTTATTTTACATAACCTATATGATCCAACGAGCACTGCTGGTTTGCTTATGGTTGGTATTACGAATGCGATAAGCAGTGGGCTTCTGCTGTTCGCTGGGCTGGTTGAACTTTTGGCCGAAGATTTTTTGAGTGAGTCAAGCTACGCAACCTTACATGGGCGAAAGCGCGTTGAAGCATGTATAGCAGTTGCCTGCGGGGCTTTGTTAATGGCGTTGGTTGGTGCATTTGCCTAG